TAGCCCTGGGCCAGCAGGGGCAGCACCTCGGATTCGCGGGGTGTCAGGCGGGGCACGTCCACGTGCGGCAGGCGGTCCACGTCGGGGTTCGCCACGATGTCCCGCAGTTGCCGCGCCAGACTTTCCGGGTCGGTTTCCTTGCTGACGTACCCGCGCGCTCCGGCGGCTCGGGCGGCCTGCACGATGGCCGGCTCGGCGAAGGTGGTGATCAGGACGCTGACCAGCCGGGGGTTGCTCTGGCGCAGGCGTTCGCAGACCTCGATGCCAGTCATGCCGGGCATCTTGACGTCCAGCAGCGCGGCGTCGGGTTGCAGGGCGCGGCAGGCTTCCAGGGCGGCCAGTCCGTCGCTCGCCTCGGCCACCACGTCGAATCCCTGGTGAATGAGTGCGTATTTCAGGCCCATGCGGAACAGGGGGTGGTCGTCGGCGATCACGAGTCTCATGGTGTTACCTCCGGAAGTTCGAGGGTGAAGCGGGTCAGGGCGGCGGGCGGAGCGGGCAGGTCAGGGCTGTTCTGGTCGGGGCTACGTGGTTCGGGGTCGGGAGGGACGCCCGGTGGAGCGCGGTCGTAGTGGAGGGCCCCTCCGTGCGCCTCGGCGATGCGGCGCACGATGAACAGTCCCAGTCCGGCGGTCCCGGCGGTGTACTGCTGCCCGGCGATGGTTGTGGGCTGGGCGTTGAACGGCTGCGCGAGCGTGTCGAGCGGGGCGGGCAGGCCGGGGCCGTCGTCGGTGACCTCGATGCCGCGCGGCGTGACCTTCAGTTCGACGTGCGTGTGGGCGTAGCGCAGGGCGTTCACGGCGAGGTTCGTGACGGCCCGGTCGAGGACGGTGGGGTCCGCGCCGGCGTAGCCGTGCCCGCTGACGGTCAGGG
The DNA window shown above is from Deinococcus sp. LM3 and carries:
- a CDS encoding response regulator transcription factor; translated protein: MRLVIADDHPLFRMGLKYALIHQGFDVVAEASDGLAALEACRALQPDAALLDVKMPGMTGIEVCERLRQSNPRLVSVLITTFAEPAIVQAARAAGARGYVSKETDPESLARQLRDIVANPDVDRLPHVDVPRLTPRESEVLPLLAQGYSNKEIAKNLGVSPDTVKDHLARLYAKLDAGDRTEAVSRARSIGLLH